One window from the genome of Pseudomonas frederiksbergensis encodes:
- a CDS encoding siderophore-interacting protein has product MTEIDPNTIHRVSHEIKRRRLQVLRVEDLTPRMRRITVGGPELAGFVSLGTDDHVKLLFPQNAEEHAALEDFNPTAGKAQGPMPEMRDYTPRRYDLDTLELDIDFVLHGDGPASTWAAQAAPGHHLYIAGPRGSMVVPDIFDSYLLIGDETALPAIARRLEGLAPNRRALVVVEVENGAEQQVLHSPAQVHVIWVLREGRQDSLLRTVQQLEMPGGKLYAWVATESKVSRQIRRVLLEEKGLDQDFVKAVGYWKLDNSEED; this is encoded by the coding sequence ATGACCGAAATCGATCCAAACACCATTCACCGCGTCAGCCACGAGATCAAACGCCGCCGCCTGCAAGTGCTGCGGGTCGAGGACCTGACCCCGCGCATGCGCCGCATCACGGTCGGCGGGCCGGAGCTGGCCGGGTTCGTCAGCCTGGGCACGGACGATCACGTAAAGCTGCTGTTCCCACAAAATGCGGAGGAGCACGCCGCCCTGGAAGATTTCAACCCCACTGCCGGCAAAGCCCAGGGCCCGATGCCTGAAATGCGCGACTACACCCCGCGCCGCTATGACCTGGACACCCTCGAACTGGACATCGACTTCGTGCTCCACGGTGACGGCCCTGCCTCGACCTGGGCCGCGCAGGCAGCACCGGGGCACCACCTGTATATCGCCGGCCCCCGGGGCTCGATGGTCGTACCGGACATCTTCGACAGCTACCTGTTGATCGGCGACGAAACCGCCCTGCCCGCCATCGCCCGTCGCCTCGAGGGCCTCGCCCCCAATCGGCGTGCGCTGGTGGTGGTGGAAGTGGAAAATGGCGCCGAACAGCAAGTGCTCCACAGCCCGGCGCAGGTGCATGTGATCTGGGTGTTGCGCGAGGGTCGCCAGGACAGCCTGCTGCGCACCGTGCAGCAGCTGGAGATGCCCGGCGGCAAGCTGTACGCCTGGGTCGCGACCGAAAGCAAAGTGTCGCGGCAGATTCGCAGGGTGCTGCTGGAAGAGAAAGGGCTGGACCAGGATTTCGTGAAGGCGGTGGGGTATTGGAAACTGGATAACAGTGAGGAAGATTGA
- a CDS encoding DUF6036 family nucleotidyltransferase yields MKLPDMITPRLNTGTALGQALISMFKSVEAELTFENAAPGVLKIIIFGGCAVHLYTNHRVSMDVDAEIYEANLPENFHLRTLLAEVPEQFVDEKSGRLMELNYDLQYNTSFGPIHEDYWARSLPLEEFSVESPLHVHIAAPVDIAISKLGRATDQDIGDIMALLRAGFILTAELSRLASQAIDVYVGNKESPTSVLTSILQNYLENTDGEAC; encoded by the coding sequence ATGAAACTGCCGGATATGATCACTCCCCGACTTAATACAGGTACCGCCCTAGGACAGGCTTTGATTTCAATGTTCAAGTCTGTCGAAGCGGAGCTGACGTTTGAGAACGCAGCGCCTGGGGTGCTCAAAATCATCATTTTTGGTGGGTGCGCAGTGCACCTTTATACGAACCATCGTGTCTCCATGGACGTTGACGCCGAAATTTATGAGGCAAACCTTCCAGAAAATTTTCATCTTCGAACCTTGCTTGCGGAAGTGCCTGAGCAATTCGTCGACGAAAAATCCGGCCGGTTGATGGAGCTCAACTACGACCTTCAATACAACACTAGCTTCGGTCCGATTCACGAAGACTATTGGGCTCGAAGCCTCCCTCTTGAAGAGTTCTCGGTAGAATCTCCTTTGCACGTTCACATTGCTGCCCCTGTCGATATTGCGATTTCAAAACTGGGCAGAGCAACGGATCAAGATATTGGCGATATCATGGCGCTCCTGAGGGCCGGCTTCATATTGACCGCTGAGCTGAGTCGACTGGCATCGCAGGCGATTGATGTATATGTTGGCAACAAAGAGTCTCCAACCTCTGTTCTTACCTCTATTTTGCAAAATTATTTGGAGAATACAGATGGCGAAGCCTGCTAA
- a CDS encoding CoA pyrophosphatase has translation MLDELLHRVSNHTPRDLQADQRFPEAAVLVPITRSDEPELVLTLRASGLSTHGGEVAFPGGRRDPEDPDLIFTALREAEEEIGLPPGLVEVIGPLSPLISLHGIKVTPYVGVIPDYVEYQPNDAEIAAVFSVPLEFFREDPREHTHRIDYQGRSWYVPSYRFEGYKIWGLTAIMIVELVNLLYDADIDLHTPPKTFINT, from the coding sequence ATGCTGGACGAGCTACTGCATCGAGTAAGCAACCATACCCCGCGTGATCTGCAGGCTGACCAACGTTTCCCGGAAGCTGCGGTGCTGGTGCCGATCACTCGCAGCGATGAACCGGAGCTGGTGCTGACCCTGCGCGCCAGCGGTCTCTCGACCCACGGCGGCGAGGTGGCTTTCCCCGGCGGGCGCCGAGACCCGGAGGACCCCGACCTGATCTTCACCGCCCTGCGCGAAGCCGAGGAAGAAATCGGCCTGCCGCCCGGCCTGGTCGAAGTGATCGGCCCCCTCAGCCCGTTGATCTCGCTGCATGGCATCAAGGTCACGCCGTATGTCGGCGTGATACCGGATTACGTCGAATACCAGCCCAACGACGCCGAGATCGCCGCGGTGTTCAGCGTGCCGCTGGAGTTTTTCCGCGAAGACCCGCGCGAGCACACGCACCGCATCGACTACCAGGGCCGCAGTTGGTACGTGCCCAGCTACCGCTTCGAGGGGTACAAGATCTGGGGCCTGACGGCGATCATGATCGTTGAGTTGGTGAATCTGCTGTACGACGCCGATATCGACCTGCACACCCCGCCCAAGACTTTCATCAACACCTGA
- a CDS encoding gamma carbonic anhydrase family protein — protein MKYRLGDARVETHPQSWVAPNATLVGKVRLEEGANVWFNAVLRGDNELILIGKDSNVQDGTVMHTDMGYPLTIGTGVTIGHNAMLHGCTVGDYSLIGINAVILNGAKIGKNCIIGANSLIGEGKEIPDGSLVMGSPGKVVRELTDAQKNMLVASAAHYVHNAQRYARDLVEQEQ, from the coding sequence ATGAAATACCGCCTGGGCGATGCCCGTGTCGAAACCCATCCACAGAGCTGGGTCGCGCCCAACGCCACGCTGGTGGGCAAGGTCCGCCTCGAAGAGGGCGCCAACGTCTGGTTCAACGCCGTGTTGCGGGGTGACAACGAATTGATCCTGATCGGCAAGGACAGCAACGTGCAGGACGGCACCGTGATGCACACCGACATGGGTTATCCGCTGACCATCGGCACCGGCGTGACCATTGGCCACAACGCCATGCTCCACGGCTGCACCGTCGGAGACTACAGCCTGATCGGCATCAACGCAGTGATCCTCAACGGCGCGAAGATCGGCAAGAACTGCATCATCGGCGCCAATTCGCTGATCGGCGAAGGCAAGGAGATTCCCGACGGTTCGCTGGTAATGGGCTCCCCCGGCAAGGTGGTGCGGGAATTGACCGACGCCCAGAAGAACATGCTCGTAGCCAGTGCGGCGCACTATGTGCACAACGCGCAGCGCTATGCTCGCGACCTGGTCGAGCAGGAACAATGA
- a CDS encoding DUF1289 domain-containing protein gives MNAPERPVPSPCVNICALDDDDICTGCQRTVAEITRWSRMDNAERRGVLALCHERAKASGLVWMLPAGR, from the coding sequence ATGAACGCGCCCGAACGCCCGGTGCCATCGCCCTGCGTGAACATCTGCGCGCTCGACGATGACGACATCTGTACCGGCTGCCAACGCACCGTGGCGGAAATCACCCGGTGGAGCCGGATGGACAATGCCGAGCGGCGCGGGGTTTTGGCGTTGTGCCATGAACGGGCCAAGGCCAGTGGGTTGGTGTGGATGTTGCCGGCGGGGCGATGA
- a CDS encoding VF530 family protein has translation MTEPNNNPLHGVTLEQTLNILVQHYEWSGLAERIDIRCFKSDPSIKSSLTFLRKTPWAREKVERLYVKLMRTKRPD, from the coding sequence ATGACCGAACCGAACAATAACCCGCTGCACGGCGTGACGCTGGAGCAGACCCTCAACATTCTGGTGCAGCACTACGAATGGTCGGGCCTGGCCGAACGCATCGACATCCGTTGCTTCAAGAGCGACCCGAGCATCAAGTCGAGCCTGACCTTCCTGCGCAAGACGCCATGGGCGCGAGAAAAAGTCGAACGCCTGTACGTCAAGCTGATGCGCACCAAGCGGCCCGATTGA
- a CDS encoding murein L,D-transpeptidase family protein: protein MRWLLVLFCLSFTAVSQAAAVGTYNGKVIEKVLVLKSAHQLQLINDGKPLKTYRISLGKGAKKGPKLIEGDKRTPEGFYWIDWRKVSDKFYLSMHISYPNISDAARARREGVEPGGMIMIHGTPDSEDNPEQLFHTLDWTDGCIAMRNVDMREVWNLVPDGTMIEIRP from the coding sequence ATGCGCTGGTTGCTTGTCCTGTTCTGCTTGTCATTCACCGCGGTGTCCCAGGCCGCCGCCGTGGGAACCTACAATGGCAAGGTCATCGAAAAAGTGCTGGTGCTCAAGTCCGCCCATCAATTGCAATTGATCAACGACGGCAAGCCGCTCAAGACCTATCGCATCTCACTGGGCAAAGGCGCCAAGAAAGGCCCCAAGCTGATCGAAGGCGACAAGCGCACCCCCGAAGGTTTTTACTGGATCGACTGGCGCAAGGTCAGCGACAAGTTCTACCTGTCGATGCACATCTCCTACCCCAACATCAGCGACGCCGCCCGCGCCCGCCGTGAAGGCGTGGAGCCGGGGGGCATGATCATGATCCACGGCACCCCGGATTCGGAAGACAATCCTGAGCAGTTGTTCCATACGCTGGACTGGACCGACGGCTGCATTGCCATGCGCAATGTGGACATGCGCGAGGTGTGGAACCTGGTGCCGGATGGGACGATGATCGAGATTCGGCCGTAA
- a CDS encoding DUF6124 family protein, whose protein sequence is MKNNSDMPKPASAFPYGDYAPDKLKEAADRAMDHYLKPDDGEPEPKPSVQLFTVSDNVDTEALLANLSETLASANAVLSDLLFDLDGSRRHVALGVAQMIELGTLLANKALDRVELRT, encoded by the coding sequence TTGAAAAATAATTCTGACATGCCCAAACCCGCCTCAGCCTTCCCCTACGGCGACTACGCCCCCGACAAGCTCAAAGAAGCCGCCGACCGCGCGATGGACCATTACCTCAAGCCCGACGACGGCGAACCAGAACCCAAACCCTCGGTGCAGTTGTTCACCGTATCGGACAACGTCGACACCGAAGCCCTGCTAGCCAACCTCAGCGAAACCCTGGCCTCGGCCAATGCGGTGCTGAGCGACCTGCTGTTTGACTTGGACGGTTCGCGTCGCCATGTGGCGTTGGGTGTGGCGCAGATGATCGAGCTGGGGACGTTGTTGGCGAACAAGGCGTTGGACCGGGTTGAGTTGCGGACTTGA
- a CDS encoding PadR family transcriptional regulator, with translation MAAPYSDPNAHDGFERHPTGRDRNRRNARVFAAGDLKLLSLALIAEQPCHGYDLIRRIEKMFEGAYSPSPGVIYPALAFLEKNAMVTCCVETEKKCYSVTDAGRLSLEKQAQTLEEVRTRIEDSKRTLHGHDRPPQVQEAVYNLRHALQNHSGRWSPEETRRVCDLLNATAKAIVDGCDRPPVSESSQ, from the coding sequence ATGGCAGCCCCTTATTCCGATCCCAACGCCCACGATGGTTTCGAGCGACACCCGACCGGTCGTGACCGTAACCGACGCAACGCTCGTGTATTCGCCGCCGGGGACCTCAAGTTACTGTCGTTGGCCCTGATCGCTGAACAGCCCTGCCATGGCTATGACCTGATCCGCAGGATCGAAAAGATGTTCGAAGGGGCCTATAGCCCCAGCCCTGGGGTGATCTACCCGGCCCTGGCCTTCCTGGAAAAAAACGCGATGGTCACCTGCTGCGTTGAAACAGAAAAAAAATGCTACAGCGTGACCGATGCTGGACGTCTATCACTTGAGAAGCAGGCCCAGACGCTGGAAGAGGTGCGCACACGCATTGAAGACAGCAAGCGCACGCTGCACGGCCATGATCGCCCCCCGCAGGTCCAGGAAGCGGTGTATAACCTGCGCCATGCGCTGCAAAATCACTCTGGCCGCTGGAGTCCTGAAGAAACCCGGCGGGTGTGCGACTTGCTCAACGCCACCGCCAAAGCCATCGTCGACGGTTGCGACCGTCCACCTGTCTCGGAGTCAAGCCAATGA
- a CDS encoding NUDIX hydrolase, translating to MKFCSQCGNPVTQRIPEGDSRLRFVCDTCHTIHYQNPNIVAGCVPTWGSKVLLCRRAIEPRRGYWTLPAGFMENGETVEQAAVRETAEEACARVRNLSIYTLIDVPHISQVHVFFRAELMDLDFAAGPESLEVQLFEEADIPWDELAFRTVGRTLEYFYADRRAEDYPVRSESIPPLAQPANT from the coding sequence ATGAAATTCTGCAGCCAGTGCGGTAACCCGGTAACCCAGCGCATACCCGAGGGCGACTCGCGCCTGCGCTTTGTTTGCGACACCTGCCACACCATCCATTACCAGAACCCCAACATTGTCGCCGGTTGCGTGCCGACCTGGGGCAGTAAAGTCCTGTTGTGCCGGCGCGCCATCGAGCCGCGGCGCGGTTACTGGACATTGCCGGCAGGCTTCATGGAGAACGGCGAGACCGTCGAGCAGGCCGCCGTGCGTGAAACCGCCGAGGAAGCCTGCGCCCGAGTGCGCAACCTGAGCATCTATACGCTGATCGACGTACCGCACATCAGCCAGGTGCATGTATTCTTCCGCGCCGAACTGATGGACCTGGACTTCGCCGCCGGGCCCGAAAGCCTGGAAGTGCAGTTGTTCGAAGAGGCGGACATCCCCTGGGACGAGCTGGCTTTCCGCACCGTCGGCCGTACCCTAGAATACTTCTACGCTGACCGGCGGGCCGAGGATTACCCGGTGCGATCCGAGTCGATACCGCCGCTGGCTCAGCCCGCCAATACTTAG
- the purT gene encoding formate-dependent phosphoribosylglycinamide formyltransferase, translated as MTRIGTPLSPTATRVLLCGSGELGKEVVIELQRLGVEVIAVDRYANAPAMQVAHRSHVINMLDGAALRAVIEAEKPHYIVPEIEAIATATLVELEAEGFTVIPTARAAQLTMNREGIRRLAAEELGLPTSPYFFADTVEDYRKAVQTLGFPCVVKPVMSSSGKGQSLLRSADDVQKAWDYAQEGGRAGKGRVIIEGFIDFDYEITLLTVRHVGGTTFCAPVGHRQEKGDYQESWQPQAMSPVALAESERVAKAVTEALGGRGLFGVELFIKGDQVWFSEVSPRPHDTGLVTLISQDLSQFALHARAILGLPIPLIRQFGPSASAVILVEGQSTQTAFANLGAALSEPDTALRLFGKPEVNGQRRLGVALARDESIEAARAKATRASQAVKIEL; from the coding sequence ATGACCCGTATCGGAACTCCATTGTCGCCCACCGCGACCCGCGTTTTGTTGTGTGGCAGCGGTGAGCTGGGCAAGGAAGTGGTAATCGAGCTGCAGCGCCTGGGCGTCGAGGTGATTGCTGTGGATCGCTATGCCAATGCACCGGCCATGCAAGTGGCCCACCGCAGCCACGTGATCAACATGCTCGACGGCGCCGCCCTGCGCGCGGTGATCGAGGCCGAGAAGCCGCACTACATCGTGCCGGAAATCGAAGCCATCGCCACTGCGACCCTGGTGGAACTGGAAGCCGAAGGTTTCACGGTGATCCCTACCGCTCGCGCCGCGCAACTGACCATGAACCGCGAAGGTATTCGTCGCCTGGCCGCCGAAGAGCTGGGCCTGCCGACCTCGCCGTACTTTTTCGCCGACACTGTCGAAGACTACCGCAAGGCTGTGCAAACCCTGGGCTTCCCGTGCGTGGTCAAGCCGGTGATGAGTTCCTCGGGCAAGGGCCAGAGCCTGCTGCGCAGCGCCGATGACGTGCAGAAAGCCTGGGACTACGCCCAGGAAGGCGGCCGTGCCGGCAAGGGTCGGGTGATCATCGAAGGCTTCATCGACTTCGACTACGAAATCACCTTGCTCACCGTGCGTCACGTGGGCGGCACGACGTTCTGCGCACCCGTCGGCCACCGCCAGGAAAAAGGCGACTATCAGGAATCCTGGCAGCCCCAGGCCATGAGCCCGGTGGCCTTGGCCGAATCCGAGCGCGTCGCCAAGGCAGTGACCGAGGCCCTGGGTGGTCGCGGCCTGTTTGGTGTCGAGCTGTTCATCAAGGGCGACCAGGTGTGGTTCAGCGAAGTCTCGCCGCGCCCGCACGACACCGGCCTGGTGACGCTGATTTCCCAGGACCTGTCGCAGTTCGCCTTGCACGCCCGCGCCATTCTCGGTTTGCCAATCCCGTTGATCCGCCAGTTCGGCCCTTCGGCTTCGGCGGTGATCCTGGTGGAAGGCCAGTCGACCCAGACCGCGTTCGCCAATCTCGGCGCCGCCCTGAGCGAGCCGGACACGGCGCTGCGTCTGTTCGGCAAACCGGAAGTCAACGGCCAGCGCCGCCTGGGCGTGGCCCTGGCCCGCGACGAATCCATCGAAGCCGCCCGCGCCAAGGCGACCCGCGCTTCCCAGGCGGTCAAGATCGAACTGTAA
- a CDS encoding glucose/quinate/shikimate family membrane-bound PQQ-dependent dehydrogenase — MSAEGALSRSRLLPSLLGILLLLMGLALLAGGIKLSTLGGSLYYLLAGIGLAITGVLLVLARRAALGLYALVLFASTVWALWEVGLDWWQLVPRLAMLFALGIVMLLPWFRRPLLTGDASPMGTRALGAAVVIAGIAALASQFTNPGEIKGQLDRDSVPGMTNTAPAMPDGDWNSYGRSAHGDRYSPLAQITPENVSKLKQAWSYRTGDLPGPNDPGETTAENTPLKVNGMLYVCTPHSQVIALEPETGKEIWRFDPKLSTQKAENFKGWAHMTCRGVTYHDDAVYASAEQSPTGTASTTPASTVCPRRIFLPTADTRLIALNADTGKMCEDFGDKGQVDLTANIGGFTAGGYYSTSPPAVTQNLVVIGGHVTDNVSTDEPSGVIRAYDVHTGKLVWNWDSGNPDDTTPIAEGKTYTRNSPNMWSMFSVDEKLGMLYLPMGNQTPDQFGGFRTPESEKYAAGLTALDIATGKVRWYFQFTHHDLWDMDVGGQPTLMDLKTADGVKPAVLASTKQGSIYVLDRSNGQPIVPIKEIPVPQGAVEGDFTSPTQPMSDLNFVPPVLQERDMWGVTPFDQMLCRIDFKSLRYEGMFTPPSLQGSIVYPGNFGVFDWGGISVDPVRQIAFVNPSYMAFKSKLVPAAEVAGGPGRKSETEGVQPNKGAPYGVILEALLSPMGLPCQAPAWGYVAAVDLTNNKTLWKHKNGTVRDSSPVPIPLSMGVPSLGGTFTTASGLAFLSGTLDQYLRAYDVKNGKQLWEGRLPAGAQTTPMTYTGKDGKQYVLVVAGGHGSLGTKQGDYVIAYKLPD; from the coding sequence ATGAGCGCTGAGGGTGCTTTGAGTCGAAGCCGTCTGCTACCGAGCTTGCTCGGCATTCTGCTTCTATTGATGGGGCTGGCCTTGCTGGCCGGTGGGATCAAACTGAGTACGCTCGGCGGCTCGCTGTATTACTTGCTGGCCGGTATCGGCCTGGCGATCACTGGTGTACTGCTGGTCCTGGCGCGCCGTGCAGCGCTGGGCCTGTACGCGCTGGTGCTCTTCGCCAGTACGGTCTGGGCATTATGGGAAGTGGGCCTGGATTGGTGGCAATTGGTGCCACGCCTGGCAATGCTGTTTGCCTTGGGCATCGTCATGCTGCTGCCGTGGTTCCGCCGCCCGCTGCTGACCGGCGATGCTTCGCCCATGGGCACCCGAGCGCTGGGCGCCGCCGTCGTGATCGCCGGTATCGCCGCGCTGGCCAGCCAATTCACCAATCCCGGTGAAATCAAGGGTCAACTGGACCGCGACAGCGTGCCGGGCATGACCAACACCGCACCGGCCATGCCGGACGGGGATTGGAACTCCTACGGCCGCAGCGCCCATGGCGACCGCTATTCGCCGCTGGCGCAAATCACCCCCGAGAACGTCAGCAAGCTGAAGCAAGCCTGGTCCTATCGCACTGGCGACCTGCCAGGGCCGAACGATCCGGGCGAAACCACCGCCGAAAACACTCCGTTGAAGGTCAACGGCATGCTCTACGTGTGCACGCCTCACAGCCAAGTGATCGCCCTGGAGCCTGAAACCGGCAAGGAAATCTGGCGTTTCGATCCGAAGCTTTCCACGCAAAAAGCGGAAAACTTCAAGGGTTGGGCCCACATGACCTGCCGTGGCGTGACCTACCACGACGATGCTGTCTACGCGTCCGCCGAGCAGAGCCCGACCGGCACCGCCAGTACCACGCCGGCCAGCACCGTGTGCCCGCGGCGGATCTTCCTGCCGACCGCCGACACCCGCCTGATCGCCCTCAACGCCGACACCGGCAAGATGTGCGAAGACTTCGGCGACAAGGGCCAGGTCGACCTGACCGCCAACATCGGCGGTTTCACCGCGGGTGGTTACTACTCCACCTCGCCACCGGCAGTCACCCAGAACCTGGTGGTGATCGGCGGCCACGTCACCGATAACGTTTCCACCGACGAGCCAAGCGGCGTCATTCGCGCCTACGACGTACACACCGGCAAGCTGGTGTGGAACTGGGACAGCGGCAACCCGGACGACACCACGCCGATTGCCGAGGGCAAGACCTACACCCGCAACTCCCCGAACATGTGGTCCATGTTCAGCGTCGATGAAAAACTCGGCATGCTCTACCTGCCGATGGGCAACCAGACGCCTGACCAGTTCGGTGGATTCCGCACACCGGAGTCGGAAAAATACGCCGCCGGCCTGACCGCCCTGGACATCGCCACCGGCAAGGTGCGCTGGTACTTCCAGTTCACCCACCACGATCTCTGGGACATGGACGTCGGCGGTCAGCCGACCCTGATGGACCTGAAGACCGCCGATGGCGTGAAACCGGCCGTCCTGGCGTCGACCAAGCAGGGCAGCATCTACGTGCTGGACCGCAGCAATGGCCAGCCGATCGTGCCGATCAAGGAAATCCCGGTGCCGCAAGGCGCGGTGGAAGGCGACTTCACTTCGCCGACCCAACCGATGTCCGACCTGAACTTCGTGCCGCCGGTCCTCCAGGAACGCGACATGTGGGGCGTCACCCCGTTCGACCAGATGTTGTGCCGGATCGACTTCAAGTCGCTGCGCTATGAGGGCATGTTCACGCCGCCGTCGCTGCAAGGCTCGATCGTCTACCCAGGCAACTTCGGCGTGTTCGACTGGGGCGGCATTTCGGTCGATCCGGTGCGCCAGATCGCTTTCGTCAACCCGAGCTACATGGCGTTCAAGTCGAAACTGGTGCCAGCGGCGGAAGTGGCCGGTGGCCCGGGTCGCAAGAGCGAAACCGAAGGCGTGCAGCCGAACAAGGGCGCGCCGTATGGCGTGATCCTCGAAGCGCTGCTTTCGCCCATGGGCCTGCCTTGCCAGGCGCCTGCCTGGGGTTATGTCGCGGCGGTGGACCTGACCAATAACAAGACCCTGTGGAAGCACAAGAACGGCACCGTGCGTGACAGCTCGCCGGTCCCGATCCCGCTGAGCATGGGTGTCCCAAGCCTGGGTGGCACCTTCACCACCGCCAGTGGCCTGGCGTTCCTCAGCGGCACGCTTGACCAGTACTTGCGCGCCTACGACGTGAAGAATGGCAAGCAGTTGTGGGAAGGCCGCCTGCCTGCCGGCGCCCAGACCACGCCGATGACCTATACCGGCAAGGACGGCAAGCAATACGTGCTGGTCGTGGCCGGTGGCCACGGTTCCCTGGGCACCAAGCAGGGCGACTATGTGATTGCCTACAAACTGCCGGATTAA
- a CDS encoding Pr6Pr family membrane protein, with the protein MLALLGWAGLSIQLYLILLGRWELGASLLGGLVNFLSFFTVLTNTLAAVVLTWELTQRESAVRRWFLLPAVRSGIAVSIALVGLAYNLLLRHLWQPQGWQFIADELLHDVMPVLFIIYWGLWVPKGTLRLAHIGLWMIYPLVYFAYILLRGDLLAAYPYPFIDVASLGYPQVFINAGGILAGFVGIALGVVGLDRWLGRRSVEAL; encoded by the coding sequence ATGCTGGCATTGCTCGGCTGGGCGGGATTGAGTATCCAGCTTTACTTGATTCTGCTCGGGCGCTGGGAACTGGGCGCGAGCCTGTTGGGTGGCCTGGTCAATTTCCTCAGTTTTTTTACGGTGCTGACCAATACCTTGGCCGCCGTAGTGCTGACCTGGGAACTGACACAGCGCGAATCAGCCGTCCGGCGCTGGTTCCTGCTTCCTGCGGTACGCAGCGGCATCGCGGTGAGCATCGCCCTGGTCGGCCTCGCCTATAACCTGCTGCTGCGCCACCTTTGGCAGCCGCAAGGCTGGCAATTTATTGCCGATGAATTACTCCACGACGTCATGCCGGTGCTGTTCATCATCTACTGGGGGCTGTGGGTGCCCAAAGGCACGTTGCGCCTGGCCCACATCGGACTCTGGATGATTTATCCGCTGGTGTACTTCGCTTACATCCTGCTGCGGGGAGATTTGCTGGCGGCCTATCCCTACCCGTTCATTGACGTGGCGAGCCTGGGTTATCCACAGGTGTTCATCAATGCCGGGGGGATATTGGCGGGGTTCGTCGGGATTGCGCTGGGGGTGGTGGGGTTGGATCGGTGGTTGGGACGACGATCGGTTGAAGCCTTGTGA
- a CDS encoding GntR family transcriptional regulator: protein MNDILVLRPDDTQPTPLYLQLARNLEAAIHAGHWKAEQAMPSERSLSEQLGISRVTARKALEVLFEQGLIRRNQGSGTFITPRLEQPLSRLSGFSEMLRLKGFVPGSQWLERNITPPTHEELIRLGLSPTDKVARLKRLRKADDTVMAIEMSTLPASIIPKPQAVGDSLYEFLDGIGKPVVRALQHIQAINASDEFAALVGIAPGTAMLLMTRVGYLEDNTPIEVTDTYCRNDYYDFVAELRR, encoded by the coding sequence ATGAACGACATCCTGGTCCTACGCCCCGACGACACCCAACCCACCCCGCTCTACCTGCAATTGGCACGCAACCTCGAAGCGGCCATCCACGCCGGCCATTGGAAAGCCGAGCAAGCGATGCCTTCCGAGCGCAGCCTGAGCGAGCAACTGGGTATTTCCCGGGTGACCGCCCGCAAGGCGCTGGAGGTGCTGTTCGAACAAGGCCTGATCCGCCGCAACCAAGGCTCGGGCACCTTCATCACGCCGCGCCTGGAACAACCGCTCTCGCGCCTCAGCGGCTTCAGCGAGATGCTCCGGCTCAAAGGCTTCGTGCCCGGTTCACAGTGGCTGGAGCGGAACATCACCCCGCCGACCCACGAAGAATTGATCCGCCTGGGCCTGTCGCCCACCGACAAAGTTGCCCGGCTCAAACGGCTGCGCAAGGCCGACGACACGGTCATGGCCATCGAGATGAGCACCCTGCCCGCGTCGATCATTCCCAAGCCGCAGGCGGTGGGCGATTCGCTTTATGAATTTCTCGACGGCATCGGCAAACCGGTGGTGCGCGCCCTACAGCACATCCAGGCCATCAACGCCTCGGACGAGTTCGCCGCCCTGGTGGGCATCGCCCCCGGCACCGCGATGCTGCTGATGACCCGGGTCGGCTACCTGGAAGACAACACGCCCATCGAAGTCACCGACACCTATTGCCGCAACGACTACTACGACTTTGTCGCAGAGTTGCGGCGCTAG
- a CDS encoding VUT family protein has protein sequence MLFLIAYIGSVVLINFAFSAAPHLDVIWSAWGGLVFVLRDMVQTRFGHGAIVAMLAALVLSYVTCDPTIALASATAFAVSECIDWLVFTVTKRPLHDRLWISSALSIPLDTFIFFGLIDALTPAVVTTALLSKFAGVTAVWLIMAWRLRKQAIAG, from the coding sequence ATGCTTTTCCTGATCGCCTACATCGGCAGCGTCGTGCTGATCAACTTCGCTTTCTCCGCCGCGCCGCACCTGGACGTCATCTGGTCGGCCTGGGGCGGGCTGGTGTTCGTGTTGCGCGACATGGTGCAGACCCGTTTCGGCCACGGCGCCATCGTGGCGATGCTGGCGGCGCTGGTGTTGTCCTACGTCACTTGCGACCCGACCATCGCCCTGGCCAGCGCCACCGCGTTCGCCGTATCGGAGTGCATCGACTGGCTGGTGTTCACCGTCACCAAGCGTCCGCTGCATGACCGTCTGTGGATCAGTTCGGCCTTGAGCATCCCCCTCGACACCTTCATTTTCTTCGGCCTGATCGACGCCCTGACCCCCGCAGTGGTGACGACCGCCCTGCTCTCGAAATTCGCCGGGGTCACGGCCGTCTGGCTGATCATGGCCTGGCGCCTGCGCAAACAGGCCATCGCCGGCTGA